In Tursiops truncatus isolate mTurTru1 chromosome 10, mTurTru1.mat.Y, whole genome shotgun sequence, the sequence CAGCCTCCTGGGGGTGGGCAGCCCCTGCTGCAGCCTACTAAGGTGGATGCGGCTGAGGGCCGGCGGCCACAGGCCCTGCGGCTGATCGAGCAGGACCCCTATGAGCACccggagaggctgcagcagttgCAGCAGGAGCTGGAGGCCTTTCGGGGCCAGCTGGGCGATGCAGGGGCTCTGGACGCTATCTGGCGGGAGCTACAAGACGCACAGGAGCACGATGCCCGTGGCCGTTCCATCGCCATCGCCCGCTGCTACTCACTGAAGAACCGGCACCAGGATGTCATGCCCTACGACAGCAACCGTGTGGTGCTGCGCTCAGGCAAGGACGACTACATCAACGCCAGCCGCGTGGAGGGGCTCTCACCGTACTGCCCACCTTTGGTGGCCACCCAGGCCCCCCTGCCTGGTACAGCTGCCGACTTCTGGCTCATGGTGCATGAGCAGAAAGTGTCAGTCATTGTCATGCTCGTGTCTGAGGCCGAGATGGAAAAGGTGAGAGGGAGAGGTTGGGTGGGTGCCCAGAAGGGAAACTGGAAAACCAGCCCTAACTGCCCTGTTTGTCCTTCAGCAAAAGGTGGCTCGCTACTTCCCTACCGAGAGGGGCCAGCCCATGGTGCACGGTGCCCTGAGCTTGGCCCTGAGCAGTGTTCGCACCACCGAGACCCATGTGGAGCGGGTGCTGAGCCTGCAGTTCCGGGACCAGAGCCTCAAGCGCTCGCTCGTGCACCTCCACTTCCCCACATGGCCAGAGTTGTGCGTCTGCTGCCCTGGGCGGTggttggggggctgggagggtggtgcGGCCTTGGAGCAGGTCTGACTCAGAGACGCCACCCCACCCTGCAGAGGCCTGCCGGACAGCCCCAGCAATCTGCTGCACTTCATCCAGGAGGTACACGCTCATTACCTGCATCAGCGCCCCCTGCACACGCCTGTCGTCGTCCACTGCAGGTAGGTGTGGGTAGCTCCCGAGCGGCCCttctctgggggctcctgggCTGGCCTCACAGCCCCTTCCTGCCGCAGCTCCGGGGTGGGCCGCACAGGAGCCTTCGCGCTGCTCTACGCGGCTGTGCAGGAGGTGGAGGCTGGAAGTGGGATCCCTGAGCTGCCTCAGCTGGTGCGGCGCATGCGGCAGCAGAGGAAACACATGCTGCAGGAGAAGGTGAGGGCCCAGGCGGGAGCTGGGATGGGCCCTCCATCCTGGGTGACGGGCCCTGCCCGGCTGACCAGGCCCAATGCGCCCCTGCAGCTGCATCTCAGGTTCTGCCATGAGGCGGTGGTGAAACACGTGGAGCAGGTCCTGCAGCGCCACGGCATGCCCCTTCCGTGCAAGCCCTCGGCTGGCACCAGTGTCACAcagaaggtgagggagggagccccTGGGGGCTGCTGGGACTGACACTGCCTCGTGGACTCCATCTTCACCCACTCTTGTCTCCTCAGAATCACCTTCCTCAGGACTCCCAGGACCTGGTTCTCGGTGGGGATGTGCCCATCAGCTCCATCCAGGCCACTATCGCCAAGCTCAGCATCCGGCCTCCCGGGGGCTTGGATTTCCCGGCTGCCGGCCTGCCAGGCCCTGTAGAGCCCCCAGGCCTGCCGCCACCCAGCCTCCCAGAGTCCACCCAGCTCccatcctcctccccaccccctctctctTCACCCCTGCCTGAGGCCCCTCCGCCTGAGGAGGAGCAGCCGGTACCTGAGGTCCCCAGCCTGgggcccccctcctcctccctggagcTGCTGGCCTCCCTAACTCCTGAGGCCTTCTCTCTGGACAGCTCCTTGAGGGGAAAGCAGCGGATGAGCAAGCAGAACTTTCTGCAGGCCCATAACGGGCAGGGTCTGCGGGCTGCCCGGCCCACTGATGACCCCCTCAGCCTTCTGGATCCACTCTGGACACTCAACAAGACCTGAACAGGGTTTGCCTGCCTTGCACTACGTTGTCTCCCATGCCAGTCTGCCCCTCTTGAGGTGGGGCCTAGTCTTACTCCCATTCCTGCTGCCTTCAGCCCTGCCTGGCCCAGCCCACAGCTCTACAGGGTAGAGATGCATCACGGGTCTTGGGTCAGGTTCTGCTCCTTTGTGGGACCTGACATTTTCAGCTCTTTGCTGTTGAATAAACAAACCTGTTCTGTGGCCAGTGTCTCTGCTGAACGCTGCTCCccgggaggtggggggctgggcccCAGCAGCACCACTTTCAGCGAGTGTGGAGGTGGAGGGGGTCACCTTGGTTTCCACACCTCTGAAGTGGTTAGGCAAGATGGCCTCTAGAGCTGGCTTGCTAAACTTCTCCAGCCTGTAAACTCTTCCTCTGACCTGTATGGCTTCTGGCAGGAGCTGCTCTGAGCTGAGAAAGGTCTAACCAAGTGCTGCACTTTAGGCACCGGGAGGGTGGAAATGATGCCAGAGCTCATCCAGGGGAAGACGCAAGTGGCGCACAAAGCCCCTGgctgatgtgatttttaaaaaaaagtttaatattaCAGTCATGAGGCAGGACAGGACAGTTCAGAGGCAGCTTCCCAAAGATTCAGCTCTTCCCCCAGTCCAGGTCCAGCACATTGCCCCACAGAGCACCCCAGCCAGACGGGCAGGGAGGCCCACCCTCAGTCCAGCTTCTCCAGCACAGAGGGCACGTATACTAGGCTGAGCTCGCTGCCAAAGTTGCAGACAATGGCAGCATTGTCCAGCACCAGGATCTGGCGGGCCGGCTGGGCCTCACTGTTCTTCCCCAGGTAGACTGTCTGTAACAGGTCCCCGTAGTTTAGGTCCCAAAAGGAAACACAGCCCTGGCCGCCGGTCACCAGCAGGTTGTCTGAGATGACACCCAAGCTTGCACCACAGCCCAGGTCCTGGAGGCAAGGACAGGACAGGCTCGGTGTCTTGAATCCTTCCCTAAAATACCGAGAATCCCGTGGCCCCCAACATGCCTACCTGCTGAATGGAGTAGAGCCTGATGCCTGTGCTGCGTGGCCCCCAACATGCCTACCTGCTGAATGGAGTAGAGCCTGATGCCTGTGCTGCGGTCCCAGATGCTGATGAGGTCATCTAGGCCACTGCTGATGACACAGGAGGTGGTACAGGTGAGGGAGGTGACATCCCCACGGTGAGCGAACATGTGGCTGACCCGGCTGCCCGTCAGCACATCCCACAGGCAGATGGCCCCATCTTGTCCTCCACTGGCCAGCACCATGGTCTAAGGGAACAGGCACAGGAGAGCTGGTCACGGTGGTGAAACACCTCTGTCCACAAGGGTGGCTTAGTGCCCTGGTGGGTGGGAGCCCTCACTCTGCTTCACAGAGGCCCTTGGGGACCAGCTCCCAGGAGTTAGAAACAAGGGCTATGGGCCTGGCTTGGTACCCCGCACCCCACCCACGGCCCTCACCTGGTCAATGTACACAGTCGTGATGGCCCCTGAGTGGCCTTGCAGGGTGAAGAGGCAGCATGAGTCCTCCAGACGATACACCTGGGGCAGGAACAGGTATCAGATTCTGGTCTCTCTGGGATTTTCCAAATCACACTTTGGCCAGGAATTCCCTTCCACAGTTCATCCAGGACACCTCCAGCCACTCCCTGACTGACCCCATGTGCTCCCCACCCCCTGTGTTGGGCCACCCCAGTGCCCAAGAGATGGTGCCAACACTTACTCTCAGTGTGTGGTCCTGGCTCCCAGTCACGAGGCGCCCGGCAGCTGCCTTCAGGGCTGTGATGGGCTTCTGGTGTGCACAGGGCACCGTGTGGGTCAGGTGACAAGCCACTGCATCACTGCTGCTGTACATAGGGGATGTGGGGGAACTGCCCCGCCCCGGGGCCCCTGGGGATAACAGGCCAAGTGAGGGATCTCCGAGAAGACACCCTGcaggcagcccctctgctccaCCCACCAGGTGCAGGCACCAGCCCAGCCCAGGTCCCCTGACCTCGGAACTGCAGGGGGCTGAGGGCAGTGTGAGTCTCCAAGGAGAAGAAATCAAGGGAACCGTTGAGCCGGGCAGCCACAATCCTGGAAGAGAAGAGCGGCTGTCAGGTGGCTCTCCCTCAGAGCCCCCAGCTTTGGGGCTGAGCACCGCGGGCCCTTGACAGGCCCGTCCCACTGGTTCTGGGAACAGTGGAGCCATGAGGGACCGTGGCCAAGAGGGAAGCACAGGTGCTGGGGACCAGGTTGCAACTCCAATTAttaacctctgtgcctcagagtcttcatctgtgaaatgggaacaacTGTACCCACCTCACAGCGTGGTCATGAGGAGTAAATGAGCTAGTATGTGTAAAGTGGTACCTGGGGAACATCATGTAAgactggaaattaaaaacaaacaaggggTATAGGCAGTCCCCCTCCACAGCCTGGAGCTAAAGGAAAGGCTTCAGGGGAAGAGAAGTAGGACGTAAGGTGGGGCCTATGTTTTACAGCCACAGAAGGTGTTGCTGTCTCCATCACAGAAAAGCAGCTTCGACCCCAGCAACACctgctccatttcttttttccacaAAGATTATTCTCCACTGCCCCTGATTCCTAGGCACAGGATGATGGGCAGAGATGGAGACATTTGCCCTGTGGCCCCAAAGCTTTGACGTGAGTGGGGTTCAAAATCTTACTCCAGCAAAGGGCAATGCACATCTTCACCTCTGCCCATAATCTGAAGGATCTATGGCAGAGATGGGGAAGGCACAGcacaggggtggagggagagaccATGGAACTTTGGGGGTTGAGCTGAGACATGTGGGCTTTccctaaaattcaaaaaaaaaaaaaaaaaaaacacacagcaggggAGAATTTCCAAGCGTGGAGAACCCAGTGAACTTGGCCAGACTGCAGGGTAGGATGTTAGCTAAGTAAGGCCTGAGCAAGAAGGCTGGCAATGGCAGGAATGACAGCAGCAGCCAACAGAAACTGAGAGGTAAGAGCAAGGGGTATCCCCACCCCGAGAAAATGAGGCTCCAGCTTTAGCTTAGACGGTGGGGCCACAAACGGTCAGGGACCCTGCAAGGAAGAGCCAGCATGGGTCAGGCAGGTAAAGCGTTCAGCAAAGGCACCTAGTCATGGGTGAGGCCCAGGTTTCTCAGCCCAGAGGTGGGAGCTCAAGCCTGAGAAGCCGGGAATCCTCCTCTCCCAGGGAGTGTGTGATCGAGCCCTGGGAACACCCAGCCAACAGCCGTGCTGAGGAGGGAGGCGAGGACAGTGTCCAGCatcaaaggggaagaaaagacgGTTCTtctgaaaatgcatttttctggAACTGAAAACCCAGGATACCTAGAAAGGTCAGTATTGACAGGCTACCTAGAGCAACTTTCACTTCAGAAGGGTGAGGAGAACTGCTCACTCTCCGTGTGCCAGGCCCTATTCTAAGTGCTTCCTACCTGTTAACTCTTGGAGCTGTCACCCTCCCACTGAGGTGGACTACCTGCTGTTCACAGGTGTGGGGCTTGGCACCGAGTAGGGAAGTCAAGTCACACACCAGTGAAGGGGAAGCAGGGCTCAAACCTCACAGTGTGCGGGGCTGTCTAGGGTTGAGGCAGGCATCCTAGCTAGCACTCGCACCTTTTGTCCAGGAAGACGAGGGCCGTGATGCCCGAGGAGACCTCCTCGCTGCTGCAGCGCAGAGTGCCCTCGATGGCGTCCCACACCTGCAGGCCCAGAGGCTGTGAGCACCTGCGAGCTAGGAGGGCCCACAAACCCCCTGCACAGACgtcccctctgcccacctccagccGGCCACTGCTCCGCCCCACCACGATGAGGCTGCCCTGCAGCTCCAGGCTCCAGATGGAGCCATCTGCGCTGGGGGCCCAGGCGAGGGAAGGGGAGCCCTTCTCGGGAGGAAAGCCCCCCTCGTCCTCAGGGGCCTGGGGCAGCGTGGGCCCGGGCGAGGGTGGGCGCAGGGCTGGTGTGTGGACGGGAGCCATTCCCTCCTCCTGGTACAGTCGCTGCACCAGGTGGCTGAAGTCATAGCCTGGGGAGGCCTGAGCACGGCGGCAGCCCGCCCGGTACCGGGGCTCGGGCTGAGCGGGCTCTAGGAGCTGTGGCTGCGCTGAGAAGTTGGTGTCGATCAAGCAGGTGAGGTCCGGCTGGTCCCCGAAGAGGGAAGTTGGCGGAGGGCCCCGGGGACGATGCCGTAGTGGAGGACTGTCCCCAGGCTCCTCTGGGCCACCCTTCCCACCGTCCGACAGCCGTTCCCAGCTCTCCTGAGCCTCCAACACGCTGCCAACACCACTGTCCTGGCGCTgcctgctggggggtggggagggtggggtgaggaCAGTGGGGCACAGATGCAGGGCAGGGcatgggtgggaggtgggggggtaCCTACCCCAGGTGTGGGATGCGAGTGAGGCAGTCTCCAGTCTGCGCGTCCCACACACACACGTGGCCTGCCAGGCAACAGCTCACCAGCAGCATCCCGTCACTGGCCAGACACTCGATGTCCTGCGGGAGCACAGCATGGACATGGGCACGGGCGCTGGTGTCTGCGCGGCCCAGGCCTCAGGCGCCCCCAGCTCCCGCCCGTGCTCACCATGAGGTGCCCGCGCAGCACCAGGGGCACAATCTCTGTCTCAGGTGGCGCGTAGCCGTAGTCATCACAGGGCAGCTCCccacgccgccgccgcccgggcccCGAGCCGGGTTGCCCGTAGTTGCGAGGGCAGAGCACGCGGTATaggcagagcagcagcagcacgAGGACGATGCCCGAGGCCAAGCCGAGTGCTGCCACCCTGCGCCGGGCGGAGCCTGGTGAGGCgtgccccttccccccacccccgtccctgcCAGCTGCCCCCCTCCCTTGTGGGCCTTACTTGTACAGGGTGATGTCTCTGTGCGCCTGCGCCGTGCCTGGCCCCTTGGGGCCGGCCTCCCAGAGCCCACCCTGCCCAGGCCGCGGCGGGGGCCAGGCACTGCGGCCGTCCTGAGGGTGCCGCCCCTCCAGGGCCTCCCTCGGGTTCAGGCGGAGCGTGACTGGGATGACAGGCAGCAGGCTGATGTACCTGGGGCCGGGCAGCGGGCAGCCTCAGCAGAGATGCCCTCGGAAGGGACCCCCCCTCCTGCTGCTGCCCCAGTCCCCCTCTCTGCTCTTCACACGGGACTCAGCTCAACCTGCCAGGCTCCAAGAACACCCTCTCAGGACAGTCTTCCCAGCATGGGCTGGGGCAGCAGAGGTAACGTCCCTCCCCAGCTCAGCTCTGGCACCCCAACCTTGGTCTGTCACAGAAACCGGCAGCCAAGCCATCACTGCCATGTCTGTCACCCATTGTGGCTCAGAGTGGGTGGAAGTGAGTGAGGTGCATCTCATTCTGGCCAAGTGGCTGACAGCAACCTATGACTCCCCAGAGCAGGGCCCTGGGCTACTCTTAGGTTGTGGATGCTTGGAGCCCTGGCTCCTACTTCACAACCTTAGGGGTGTTTATTTGAAAGGAAATGCAGAATTCAAACCAGAGGGTCTCCCTCCTAAAGGGAAGGGATGCTCTGGGGACAGTGAGCTGACATCACCAGGTGGGGAGGTGGAACCTGGCACAGCCCAACTCACCTCTTGGCCAGTGTGATGTTGTAGTAGCTGAAGAGCGTTGGCCAGTGGCGGAAGGACAACTTCCTCCAAAGTTCCTCATCCTCAGTCCCCCAGGTTACCTCTGGGGCTGGGCTATCATGGATGCCCTCAGCTGGAGCCCCAGGCTCGGGCAGCTCCCCTGGCAATGTCTGGTTCTCGGGTAACTTAGAGGCACCAGGTGGGAAGATGGAGAAGGCGGGGTCCGGGTGGCTGGCAGGCAGCACACCACTAGGCACAGGCATGGAAGCCAGGGCGCCCTCGCCCAGAGGGCTCTGCTCTGTCACCTGGGCAGTGAGGTATGTGCGCAGCCCTGCTGGGTCTGTGTACACCAGGATGCCAATCCAGACAACGGTGCCAGCCTGCAGTGGGGCATCGGGTGCTCAGCAGGACCTCTGGGAGGAACGGACAGCCCCAACCTGTCCTACCCTCCTGCCTTCCCAAGTCCTCCCACTATGACTGGGGGCCAACTGCCCCCCAGAGGGACCTAGTTCCCTTTCCATGGTCGGGGTTTGGGACTCCTGGCCTGGAAACAGAGGTGCACCCTTAGGTTTGTTACAGAACTTTCCCATCTCCAAACCCCATCTCAGCTTGGGCCAGAAAGCTGCTACCTTTCCCATGGTCAGCATGGCCAGAGGGACCAGCGGCATGACCTGCTCCACGGACACCACGGGTCCTAGTCCTCAGAGGGCCTCAGCCTCGCTGCCGTCTCACTTCAACTCCTTAGGAGAGGCCCACTGACCAGAGGCCAGCCCTGCTCCttctcccctctgcccagcccagcATTTTCTGATGCCTGCACAGTGAACCCTGACTCAGGCAACCATGGTGGCTCCATCCCAGAGCACCCCGTCCTGGGTCACCCTGGGGAGACGACTCCTCTCCCTGCCAACCTCGGCTACCTCTCCAAAGATAGGCTTATCACCCCAGAAACCACCAGGGTCTGGGCAGGAGGGCAGAGTGGGTGGCTTCCCAAAGCCAGGCTTCAAGAGGCCATGAAGGCCTGAGGGGCACCCCCCACCTCCAAGGCAAATGCAAAATGCAAGAGGGACTTGAGCGCTGGCCCTCGGGCAGGGGTGGCAGGTACCATGATGAGGCGCTGTGCCAGGCGGGTTCGGGCCAGGAAGTAGACGACACGCAGCCTCTTGGGGAGCCGCAGGTTTCGAAAGGAGGACGGTTGCAGTGTGATGGTGTGGGGTGTGGACGGCCGCACAGCCAGCTGCCGCTCGAAGCGTGCTGGCCGCCCCGCTGGCTTAGCTGGGGGCAGGCAGGCCTCAGGAGGCAGCCGCTTGTTCAGGTCCGCTAGCTGTTGGGGGTGCAGTGGTCAGGGCCCAAAGCTGCTGTCCAGAGGCTGTCCGCAGGGGGCTGCTGCCCTGCCCGAGGCCTGCCCCTCTCTCACCCAGAGATCCCCTGAGCACAGCCAGGGATGCGgaggaggtgggtgggcagggctcagcccaGTCCTACCTCCATCCGGCGAATGTCAATGGACAGGACAGTGGTGAAAAACAACATCTGAAGGAAGAAGTCAGACACCAGGCCCACGACGGCAAAAAGACAGAACTCCTGGAATTAAGCAGATGAGGGGACACCATGACCTCACGGCCCAGCACCCAGAGAACCAGTTCCGTGCCTGCAGGCACCTCGGAATCTGTAGGGCAGTTTCAGGCAAGGcacagcagagagaaagaaaagagatgttGGTAGTTCTGAAATCTGGGAGCGGCCAAGGAGGATAATGCAGCCGctacctccctccccacaaggGGCAGCAGagacctccccccaacccccacacCTTTACCCAGAGAAGGCTGATGCCCGAACTTGGAGGTGAGGTGCCTTGACCCAACttggaaagttctttttttttggctgtacgcgggcctctcactgctgtggcccttcccgccgcagagcacagcctccggacgcgcagggtctgtttacggcccagccgctccgtggcatgtgggatcctcccggaccggggcacgaacccgtgtcccctgcatcggcaggcggactctcaaccactgcgccaccaggggagccccaacttggaaagttctgagccccaccaGCCTGCTACCCAAAAAGCCCTCCCTGACTGAGCCCCTGGCCCTGCTCACGTGCCATGGACCGACACCTA encodes:
- the SCAP gene encoding sterol regulatory element-binding protein cleavage-activating protein isoform X1, with product MTLTERLREKISQAFYNHGLFCASYPIPIILFTGLCILACCYPLLKLPLPGTGPVEFTTPVKDYSPPPVASDHKPEEPNEQPEWYVGAPVAYIQQIFVKSSVSPWHKNLLAVDVFRSPLSRAFQLVEEIRNHVLRDSSGTRSLEEVCLQVTDLLPGLRKLRNLLPEHGCLLLSPGNFWQNDREHFHADPDIIGTIHQHEPKTLQTSATLKDLLFGVPGKYSGVSLYTRKRLVSYTITLVFQHYDARFLGSLRARLMLLHPSPNCSLRAESLVHVHFKEEIGIAELIPLVTTYIILFAYIYFSTRKIDMVKSKWGLALAAVVTVLSSLLMSVGLCTLFGLTPTLNGGEIFPYLVVVIGLENVLVLTKSVVSTPVDLEVKLRIAQGLSNESWSIMKNMATELGIILIGYFTLVPAIQEFCLFAVVGLVSDFFLQMLFFTTVLSIDIRRMELADLNKRLPPEACLPPAKPAGRPARFERQLAVRPSTPHTITLQPSSFRNLRLPKRLRVVYFLARTRLAQRLIMAGTVVWIGILVYTDPAGLRTYLTAQVTEQSPLGEGALASMPVPSGVLPASHPDPAFSIFPPGASKLPENQTLPGELPEPGAPAEGIHDSPAPEVTWGTEDEELWRKLSFRHWPTLFSYYNITLAKRYISLLPVIPVTLRLNPREALEGRHPQDGRSAWPPPRPGQGGLWEAGPKGPGTAQAHRDITLYKVAALGLASGIVLVLLLLCLYRVLCPRNYGQPGSGPGRRRRGELPCDDYGYAPPETEIVPLVLRGHLMDIECLASDGMLLVSCCLAGHVCVWDAQTGDCLTRIPHLGRQRQDSGVGSVLEAQESWERLSDGGKGGPEEPGDSPPLRHRPRGPPPTSLFGDQPDLTCLIDTNFSAQPQLLEPAQPEPRYRAGCRRAQASPGYDFSHLVQRLYQEEGMAPVHTPALRPPSPGPTLPQAPEDEGGFPPEKGSPSLAWAPSADGSIWSLELQGSLIVVGRSSGRLEVGRGDVCAGGLWALLARRCSQPLGLQVWDAIEGTLRCSSEEVSSGITALVFLDKRIVAARLNGSLDFFSLETHTALSPLQFRGAPGRGSSPTSPMYSSSDAVACHLTHTVPCAHQKPITALKAAAGRLVTGSQDHTLRVYRLEDSCCLFTLQGHSGAITTVYIDQTMVLASGGQDGAICLWDVLTGSRVSHMFAHRGDVTSLTCTTSCVISSGLDDLISIWDRSTGIRLYSIQQDLGCGASLGVISDNLLVTGGQGCVSFWDLNYGDLLQTVYLGKNSEAQPARQILVLDNAAIVCNFGSELSLVYVPSVLEKLD
- the SCAP gene encoding sterol regulatory element-binding protein cleavage-activating protein isoform X4 codes for the protein MTLTERLREKISQAFYNHGLFCASYPIPIILFTGLCILACCYPLLKLPLPGTGPVEFTTPVKDYSPPPVASDHKPEEPNEQPEWYVGAPVAYIQQIFVKSSVSPWHKNLLAVDVFRSPLSRAFQLVEEIRNHVLRDSSGTRSLEEVCLQVTDLLPGLRKLRNLLPEHGCLLLSPGNFWQNDREHFHADPDIIGTIHQHEPKTLQTSATLKDLLFGVPGKYSGVSLYTRKRLVSYTITLVFQHYDARFLGSLRARLMLLHPSPNCSLRAESLVHVHFKEEIGIAELIPLVTTYIILFAYIYFSTRKIDMVKSKWGLALAAVVTVLSSLLMSVGLCTLFGLTPTLNGGEIFPYLVVVIGLENVLVLTKSVVSTPVDLEVKLRIAQGLSNESWSIMKNMATELGIILIGYFTLVPAIQEFCLFAVVGLVSDFFLQMLFFTTVLSIDIRRMELADLNKRLPPEACLPPAKPAGRPARFERQLAVRPSTPHTITLQPSSFRNLRLPKRLRVVYFLARTRLAQRLIMAGTVVWIGILVYTDPAGLRTYLTAQVTEQSPLGEGALASMPVPSGVLPASHPDPAFSIFPPGASKLPENQTLPGELPEPGAPAEGIHDSPAPEVTWGTEDEELWRKLSFRHWPTLFSYYNITLAKRYISLLPVIPVTLRLNPREALEGRHPQDGRSAWPPPRPGQGGLWEAGPKGPGTAQAHRDITLYKVAALGLASGIVLVLLLLCLYRVLCPRNYGQPGSGPGRRRRGELPCDDYGYAPPETEIVPLVLRGHLMDIECLASDGMLLVSCCLAGHVCVWDAQTGDCLTRIPHLGRQRQDSGVGSVLEAQESWERLSDGGKGGPEEPGDSPPLRHRPRGPPPTSLFGDQPDLTCLIDTNFSAQPQLLEPAQPEPRYRAGCRRAQASPGYDFSHLVQRLYQEEGMAPVHTPALRPPSPGPTLPQAPEDEGGFPPEKGSPSLAWAPSADGSIWSLELQGSLIVVGRSSGRLEVWDAIEGTLRCSSEEVSSGITALVFLDKRIVAARLNGSLDFFSLETHTALSPLQFRGAPGRGSSPTSPMYSSSDAVACHLTHTVPCAHQKPITALKAAAGRLVTGSQDHTLRVYRLEDSCCLFTLQGHSGAITTVYIDQTMVLASGGQDGAICLWDVLTGSRVSHMFAHRGDVTSLTCTTSCVISSGLDDLISIWDRSTGIRLYSIQQDLGCGASLGVISDNLLVTGGQGCVSFWDLNYGDLLQTVYLGKNSEAQPARQILVLDNAAIVCNFGSELSLVYVPSVLEKLD
- the SCAP gene encoding sterol regulatory element-binding protein cleavage-activating protein isoform X7; the protein is MTLTERLREKISQAFYNHGLFCASYPIPIILFTGLCILACCYPLLKLPLPGTGPVEFTTPVKDYSPPPVASDHKPEEPNEQPEWYVGAPVAYIQQIFVKSSVSPWHKNLLAVDVFRSPLSRAFQLVEEIRNHVLRDSSGTRSLEEVCLQVTDLLPGLRKLRNLLPEHGCLLLSPGNFWQNDREHFHADPDIIGTIHQHEPKTLQTSATLKDLLFGVPGKYSGVSLYTRKRLVSYTITLVFQHYDASEIFPYLVVVIGLENVLVLTKSVVSTPVDLEVKLRIAQGLSNESWSIMKNMATELGIILIGYFTLVPAIQEFCLFAVVGLVSDFFLQMLFFTTVLSIDIRRMELADLNKRLPPEACLPPAKPAGRPARFERQLAVRPSTPHTITLQPSSFRNLRLPKRLRVVYFLARTRLAQRLIMAGTVVWIGILVYTDPAGLRTYLTAQVTEQSPLGEGALASMPVPSGVLPASHPDPAFSIFPPGASKLPENQTLPGELPEPGAPAEGIHDSPAPEVTWGTEDEELWRKLSFRHWPTLFSYYNITLAKRYISLLPVIPVTLRLNPREALEGRHPQDGRSAWPPPRPGQGGLWEAGPKGPGTAQAHRDITLYKVAALGLASGIVLVLLLLCLYRVLCPRNYGQPGSGPGRRRRGELPCDDYGYAPPETEIVPLVLRGHLMDIECLASDGMLLVSCCLAGHVCVWDAQTGDCLTRIPHLGRQRQDSGVGSVLEAQESWERLSDGGKGGPEEPGDSPPLRHRPRGPPPTSLFGDQPDLTCLIDTNFSAQPQLLEPAQPEPRYRAGCRRAQASPGYDFSHLVQRLYQEEGMAPVHTPALRPPSPGPTLPQAPEDEGGFPPEKGSPSLAWAPSADGSIWSLELQGSLIVVGRSSGRLEVGRGDVCAGGLWALLARRCSQPLGLQVWDAIEGTLRCSSEEVSSGITALVFLDKRIVAARLNGSLDFFSLETHTALSPLQFRGAPGRGSSPTSPMYSSSDAVACHLTHTVPCAHQKPITALKAAAGRLVTGSQDHTLRVYRLEDSCCLFTLQGHSGAITTVYIDQTMVLASGGQDGAICLWDVLTGSRVSHMFAHRGDVTSLTCTTSCVISSGLDDLISIWDRSTGIRLYSIQQDLGCGASLGVISDNLLVTGGQGCVSFWDLNYGDLLQTVYLGKNSEAQPARQILVLDNAAIVCNFGSELSLVYVPSVLEKLD
- the SCAP gene encoding sterol regulatory element-binding protein cleavage-activating protein isoform X2, translated to MTLTERLREKISQAFYNHGLFCASYPIPIILFTGLCILACCYPLLKLPLPGTGPVEFTTPVKDYSPPPVASDHKPEEPNEQPEWYVGAPVAYIQQIFVKSSVSPWHKNLLAVDVFRSPLSRAFQLVEEIRNHVLRDSSGTRSLEEVCLQVTDLLPGLRKLRNLLPEHGCLLLSPGNFWQNDREHFHADPDIIGTIHQHEPKTLQTSATLKDLLFGVPGKYSGVSLYTRKRLVSYTITLVFQHYDARFLGSLRARLMLLHPSPNCSLRAESLVHVHFKEEIGIAELIPLVTTYIILFAYIYFSTRKIDMVKSKWGLALAAVVTVLSSLLMSVGLCTLFGLTPTLNGGEIFPYLVVVIGLENVLVLTKSVVSTPVDLEVKLRIAQGLSNESWSIMKNMATELGIILIGYFTLVPAIQEFCLFAVVGLVSDFFLQMLFFTTVLSIDIRRMELADLNKRLPPEACLPPAKPAGRPARFERQLAVRPSTPHTITLQPSSFRNLRLPKRLRVVYFLARTRLAQRLIMAGTVVWIGILVYTDPAGLRTYLTAQVTEQSPLGEGALASMPVPSGVLPASHPDPAFSIFPPGASKLPENQTLPGELPEPGAPAEGIHDSPAPEVTWGTEDEELWRKLSFRHWPTLFSYYNITLAKRYISLLPVIPVTLRLNPREALEGRHPQDGRSAWPPPRPGQGGLWEAGPKGPGTAQAHRDITLYKVAALGLASGIVLVLLLLCLYRVLCPRNYGQPGSGPGRRRRGELPCDDYGYAPPETEIVPLVLRGHLMDIECLASDGMLLVSCCLAGHVCVWDAQTGDCLTRIPHLGQRQDSGVGSVLEAQESWERLSDGGKGGPEEPGDSPPLRHRPRGPPPTSLFGDQPDLTCLIDTNFSAQPQLLEPAQPEPRYRAGCRRAQASPGYDFSHLVQRLYQEEGMAPVHTPALRPPSPGPTLPQAPEDEGGFPPEKGSPSLAWAPSADGSIWSLELQGSLIVVGRSSGRLEVGRGDVCAGGLWALLARRCSQPLGLQVWDAIEGTLRCSSEEVSSGITALVFLDKRIVAARLNGSLDFFSLETHTALSPLQFRGAPGRGSSPTSPMYSSSDAVACHLTHTVPCAHQKPITALKAAAGRLVTGSQDHTLRVYRLEDSCCLFTLQGHSGAITTVYIDQTMVLASGGQDGAICLWDVLTGSRVSHMFAHRGDVTSLTCTTSCVISSGLDDLISIWDRSTGIRLYSIQQDLGCGASLGVISDNLLVTGGQGCVSFWDLNYGDLLQTVYLGKNSEAQPARQILVLDNAAIVCNFGSELSLVYVPSVLEKLD